CTGCAACTGGACAGCATCTCCAGCCAACTGGATAGCAAAATCCTGACCATCTCCCAGCTTGGAGGGGAAATAGACACACTATTGAAAATCAAGCAACAGCTGGAAACAGAAAAGAAGCAACTCCTGACTAACCAGAGCAGACAAAAAGACCTCATGGCCTCACTCAAAGATCGGGTGGATGGCTACCAGGAGCTATTATTGGCCAAGGATGTGGAAATAGAAGAATTAAAGAAGCTCAACGAAGAACTGCTCACCGAGAACGTGGAGCTGAAAACAGAAAAGCAACAGCTGAACGAATCCATTCAGGAAATCAACAAGGCCAAAGAAGAATTGGCCGATAAAGTGGCCTTTGCTTCAAGGCTCAAAGTGGAAGGCCTCAAAGTGTTTGCGGTAAGTGATGGAGGGAAAGAGCGTGAAGGCGAGTTCAGAAGCCGACAGGTGGACCAGTTAAAAATCACCTTTACTGTAGCTGATAACAAAGTGGCTCCTATAGAAGGTAAAGACCTGTTGGTGAGAATCATAGCTCCAGATGGCAATGTGCTTTTTGATGTAACGAGAGGCTCAGGGTCTTTTATATTTGAGGGTCGGGAGCTGTTCTACTCTGCCAAACAAGAGATTCTCTACGACAAAAACAGCCAGTTGGTGACTGTTTTTTATAAAAAAGGAAGCGAATACGCCACGGGCAGTTATCAAGTGGAAGTCTACACAGATGATTACCTGATGGGTAAGGGGAGCTTTTTGGTGAAATAGAAAGGCGCTCCACCGGTGACAATTCACCCCTATTCATTGCGCATTAGTATTTCTTTCCCTACTTTTGCACTTCGAAAAATTTTAGTTATCTATTTAACATTATTATGAAACGAGATTACGAGACAGTATTCATTTTAACTCCCGTTTTGTCTGAAGCTCAGATGAAGGATGCTGTCGAAAAATTCAGAGGTGTTTTGAAAGATAGCGGTGCAGAAATTGTAAATGATGAGAATTGGGGTTTGAAAAAACTTGCCTATCCTATCAATCACAAGAGCACAGGCTTCTATCACCTTTTTGAATTTAAGGCAGAAACATCCGTAATCAACAAGTTGGAGACAGAGTATAGAAGGGACGAGAAGATCATGCGATTCCTTACCACCGCTCTTGATAAGCACGCTGTGACTTACAATACGCGAAGAAGAAAAGGAGAATTCAACAAGAAAAAAGAGGAAGTAGCATCATGACACTACAGAACGAACCGATCAACAGAGAGCAGAAAAAAGACAAATACTGCCGATTCAAGAAAAGTGGCATCAAATACATCGACTACAAGAATCCTGATTTCTTGCTAGCTTTTGTAAATGAGCAGGGTAAACTTCTTCCAAGAAGAATTACCGGAACAAGTCTGAAGTACCAAAGAAAGGTTTCTCAGGCCGTGAAAAGAGCAAGACACCTTGCTTTCTTGCCATATGTTACAGACTCTTTAAAGTAATAGTGAGATGGAGATAATATTGAAAGACGACGTAAAAGGAGTAGGATACAAAAACGATATCGTGAGCGTAAAGCCAGGATACGGAAGAAACTATCTGATCCCTCAGGGTTTTGCAATCATCGCTAGCGAAAGCAACAAGAAGATGATCGCTGAGAATGTTAGACAAGCAGCTCACAAAGCTGAGAAGATAAAAAATGACGCTGAAGAAATCGCCAGCAAACTTGGAGATCTGAAATTGGAGATCAAAACCAAAGCTGGAGAAAGCGGGAAGATTTTCGGTGCAGTCACTGCCCTACAGGTAGCTGATGCATTGAAGGAAAAGGGATTTGATATTGACAGAAAGAAAATCAGTCTGGGAAGTATCAAAGAACTTGGAGAGCATACTGCTGTAATCGACCTTCACAAAGCTGTTCATCACGAAATCACTATTAGTGTAATCGCTGAATAAATACAGTCATTAGAAAACACGGAAACCCTGATTTCGAATAGAGATCAGGGTTTTTTTTGTTCCTTTCTTCTCTAACTTAGCTACTGTGTTTACGCTACCCTTCCAAATACCTGAAGCACCACATAAGATCAAGCTGAAAGATTCTATTTTCAGTATTGGCTCCTGCTTTTCAGATAACATCGGGGATAAACTCACCGCACACAAGTTTGATGTTGTCACCAACCCCCTTGGGATTTTGTATAACCCCTTTTCCATTTTCAAAAATCTCCGGCTTCTGCTTTCAGAAGGGCTAGACCCGGATAATTTCATTGAGGCAGGGGGTGTTTATTTTCATTGGGATACGCACAGTGACATCTCGGGCACAGCCATGGATTCCTTCAAAGCCCTCCTGGAGGCCAGAAGCCTCACCTCCAGACAAAGCCTTACCAGCGCCAACTGGCTCATCATTACCCTGGGCACCATCTATGTGTACAAACACCTCGAAAGTGGAAAAATCGTGGCTAATTGCCATAAAATTCCCCAAAGACATTTTCAGAAACTAAGCCTCAGCCAGGCAGAGATAGAAGAGGACTTTTTTCAGACCATGGAATTGCTCCGCACCATCAATCCCGACATTAAGGTGATTCTGACCGTGAGTCCGGTCCGTCACATCAGAGATGGACTGATCGAAAACAATGTAAGCAAAGCCACCCTTCTCCAAACGGTCAATAACATCGTGAAGAATGACCCAAATATCTACTACTTCCCTGCTTACGAAATTCTGATTGATGAACTCCGGGATTATCGTTTCTTCAAAGAAGACATGATCCACCCTACCGAGCAGGCCATACAGTACATTTGGGAGCGATTCATCACAGCTTGTTTAGATCCGGATGCCATTGGCTTTATCAGCGAATGGACCAAGGTCAAAAAATCACTGGAACATCGTCCTTTCCATCCTGACACCAATGAACATCAGCGCTTTCTCAGGTCTACACTCACCAAACTGGAAGCCCTAAGCCAACGTGTGGACGTCTCCGGTGAAATGGAGCTCATCAAAAACCAACTAATCCGCTAGACATGAAGATACTCATCCTCAGCACACTGGCGATCAGTTTTTTATTCATTCAGTGTACCCAGAATATGACACATCAAGAAGAAACCACCGAGGAATACGAATTCACTAATCATTTAATAAACTCTACGAGCCCCTACCTCCTACAGCATGCCCACAATCCGGTGGATTGGTATCCATGGGGTCCGGAAGCTTTGAACAAGGCCAAGGAAGAGAACAAACCCATTCTCCTGAGCATCGGCTACTCCTCCTGTCACTGGTGCCACGTGATGGCTCATGAAAGCTTCGAAAATGAGGAAATTGCCAGGCTGATGAATGAGCGGTTTATCAACATCAAGCTGGACAGGGAAGAGCGACCAGACCTGGACAATATCTATATGGATGCCGTGCAAGCCATGGGCTTGCGAGGTGGCTGGCCCCTCAACGTATTCATCACTCCCGATCAAAAACCCTTTTACGGAGGCACCTACTTCCCGCCTGACCAGTGGAAAAAGCTTATTGTCTCTGTCAGCGATGCCTATGTACATAAATACGATCAGCTTTATGAGTCCGCATCACAATTTGCTGCCAATATAGATCAAAGTGAGGCTGAAAAATATGGACTTACAGACGGAGGCCTCGCGCTGACTCTGTCAGATTTTGACACAGCTTACGACAGCCTGAAAAATAAGTTTGATCCGAAATGGGGAGGCATGAACCGGGCGCCAAAATTTCCAATGCCTGCACTATGGAACTTCCTTCTCACCTATTCTCATACCAGTGCGCAAACGAAGGCCCGGGAACATTGTCTCCTGACACTCGATAAAATAGCCTCCGGCGGCATATATGATCACGTTGGAGGTGGGTTTTCCCGGTATTCTGTAGATGGCGAGTGGCATGTTCCTCATTTCGAAAAAATGCTTTATGACAATGGTCAGCTGCTGTCTTTGTATGCCAATGCCTACAAACTCACAGGAAAAAGTGAGTACAAGCGGGTACTAACCGGCATAGCTCAATGGCTGCGGCGTGAGATGCTTCATGAGCAGGGAGGATTCTACAGCGCACTGGATGCAGACAGTGAAGAAGAGGAAGGTAAGTTTTATGTGTGGACTTTCGAGGAGGTGAAGGAGCTGGCCGGGGGTGATTTCTCAGTCATTGCCGAGTATTACAATGTCACCAAAGAAGGCAACTGGGAGCCCGGAAAGAATGTGCTTCGAAAATTGGAAGATGATAAAGTATTGGCCACCGAACTCAATCTTTCCGTCACAGAACTTAGAGATCAGGTGGAGCAATTCAATGCCAAGGCATTGGAGGTGCGAAACACCAGAGTAAGACCTGGTCTGGATAACAAGCTCATTGCCGGATGGAATGGATTGGCACTCACAGGTTTATGTCACAGTTATCAAGCCACCGGAGAAACAATTTTTGCGGACTTAGCCACTGAAAATGCAGCCTTTATCAGCCAACAACTCATGACTGACAAAGGGCTGGTGAGAATTTATGGGCTGGATACACGAGGGTATCTTGAGGATTATGCTGCAGTGATACAGGCATTTATTACCTATTATGAGACCTTCTTTGATGAAACCTACTTGGAGCTGGCCCGAACCATGACAAACCAGGTGATCAATGAGTTTTTCGATCCCAAAGAAAACCTGTTCTACTATACCAGCAATCAGGCGGAGCATCTCATCGCCCGAAAGAAAGAAATTTTCGACAATGTCATTCCGGCCTCCAACTCTATCATGGCAGAGAATTTACATAAGCTTGGCCTGATGTATGATGATGAGTCTTATAAAAAAATAGCTTTCACGATGATTTATCAGATGAACAAACTGATCCGACAAGAGCCAGAGTATCTATCCAACTGGGCATCCATTTCCTTACTCAGACTCAAACCTACTGCAGAAGTGCTACTGGTGGGAGCCCAGGCTCAGGAACAAGCGCTGCAAATCAACAAGACCTATTTGCCCAATAAAATCCTCATGGTAAGCACCACAGGTAGTAGTCTGCCCCTATTTGAGTACAAGACCGTGGTAAACAATGAAACCACTATTTACGTTTGCTTTGACAAAGTATGTAAACGACCTGTCAATAATTTTACCGATGCACTGGCGGAGATTCACGATCCAAAATGATATGTTCACTCACTCACAATTCAGTTTCAGCACATAAAGAACTTTTATGTCTAATGGATTGCCTAATTTAAAGCCACCAAACCATCAACCAACTGACATGGTCTTATATCAGGAAGAAAAAAAATACGTTGATAGTCTCCGCAAAAGCCTGGCTGAGGATAACGAAATTTCAAAAGAGAAAATTGAAGAGTTGCTCAATAAGTTTGAAGACATGATGGAAATGACCAGTGTCAGCATCAAAATGATCGACCGTCTGATGCAGAACTATGACAAGCTAAAGCAACAAAACGGAGCAGCCACAGTAGCCGTAAAAAACCAATAAGCCTCACCAAAAAATTACCCTCGCATGCATTTCTGGTTTAGATTTGTGTGATTGAGCTACCTTGAAGTCATATTACCTCTGCCTCTTCCAGGCACATTCACTTACAGATTTTCTGATTTACTCTACCCCGACCCTCAAATTGGCGCCAGAGTCGTCGTGCAGTTTGGGAAAAGAAAAATCTACACTGGTATTATCCATAGTGTACACGACCAAACTCCCACCGACTACAACCCAAAGGAAATCCTGGATCTGGTAGATCAGGAGCCGGTACTCACCCTCCAGCAGCTCCGGTTTTTCGAATGGATGAGCAGTTACTACATGTGCACACTTGGTGAGGTAGTGAATGCCGCCCTACCTGCCGGACTCAAAATTTCAAGTGAATCGATCTTATCCCTCAACCCTGAGACTGTACTTGAAGACCTGGACCTCACGGAAAAAGAACAATCCATCATCAATCACCTGCTCTCCGGTGACATTAAAATGAGTGAGGTCAATAAAATTCTTGACATCAAGTCACCTTATAACCATGTCAAAAACCTAAAAGAGAAAAAAGCCATTCAGGTATTTGAGCAGGTAAAGGACAAGTATGCTCCTAAAAAAGAAACCTGGATAAGGCTTTCGAAATCTCACGCTACCGAAGACGGACTCGATCAGCTTTCCGCACAGCTGGAGAAAAAAACCAAGCAGCTGGATGTGCTCCTGGCTTATCTACGAAGCGTTCCCCTGCTAGAATCTCCATCATCCAATGAGCACGGAATTAGTAAAAAGGAACTGACTCAATCGGACATCAGCAGCTCATCACTCAAGACACTCATCAAAAATGGTGTCTTCGAAGAATGGGAAAAAATAGTCTCACGACTGGATGGAATGAAAGCCTCCGGTGCGCAACAAATCAACCTCTCTTCGGCACAGCTGCAAGCCCGAAAAGATATTCTGGAGTCATTTCAATCCAAAGGTACGGTACTGCTCAAGGGAGTAACCGGAAGTGGTAAAACTGAAATTTTCATCTCGCTCATCCAGGATATTCTGGAAAATGGAGGACAAGTACTTTACCTCCTTCCCGAAATTGCCCTCACCACACAGATCATTAAGCGACTGGCCAAGGTCTTTGGCGACCAGTTTGGAGTATTTCATTCCAGATATTCGGACAACGAGCGTGTAGAGGTCTGGCAAAAAATCCAGAAAGGCGAATTCAACTTTGTGGTGGGTGTACGCAGTGCGATTTTCCTTCCGTTCAACGACCTCTCGCTGATTATCATTGACGAGGAGCATGAAACATCTTTCAAGCAATACGAACCCGCACCCCGATATCATGCGCGTGATGCAGCCATCTATCTGGCATCCATCTTTCATGCAAAGACACTGTTGGCCACTGCCACTCCCAGTCTGGAGAGTTATCAAAATGCCCTGGAAGGCAAGTATGGGCTCGTCAAACTGGAGGAGAGATACAACGAAGCAATACTCCCCAGTGTGGTACTGGCCAATCTGGTCAAAGAGCGCAAACAGCGCAAGATCAAAGGAAATTTCAGCTCCGTCCTGATAGAAGCTATTGAAAAAGTCATGGACAAAGGCAAGCAAGTCATCCTCTTCCAAAACCGAAGAGGTTACGCCCCCTACCTCACCTGCCAAAACTGTGGATTCATACCCAAATGCCCGCATTGCGACGTGAGTCTCACCTTTCATATCCATCAAAACCTACTGATCTGTCACTACTGCGGTCACAAATCAGAAATGCTCTCTTCCTGCGTCCTGTGCAACTCTCAGGAACTTAAAACGATGAGTTTTGGCACTGAGAAAATTGAAGAAGAGCTACAACTGCTCCTTCCCAATGCCCGGATCGCCCGAATGGATCTGGACACCACCCGCAGCAAATACAGCTATCAGAAGATTATTGATGACTTTGAAAATGGACACATTGATGTGTTGGTAGGAACGCAGATGGTCAGCAAAGGGCTCGATTTTGATCACGTAGAGCTTGTGGGAGTATTTGATGCAGACCGGATGATCCACTTCCCGGACTTCAGATCTCACGAAAGGGCGTATCAGCTCATCCACCAGGTAAGTGGCCGGGCCGGGCGAAGGGCCGATCAGGGGCATGTGGTCATCCAAACCAATGACCCGGAGCAGGCCATCTTTGCTCACCTGAAACGGCAAGACTATGAGAGCTTCTTCAATGCTGAAATACTGGAGCGTCAGCAATTTCACTATCCGCCTTTTTATAGAATCATCAGGATTACGCTCAAGGATAATGAAAAGCATTTGGTTGCCAATGCGGCACAATTCTATGCCAAGGAGATCCGAAAACAACTGGGAGATCTTCGGGTGATCGGCCCGGTGGAGCCGATGATTGGTCGGATCAGAAACCAGTACCTCTTTGATATTACGGTAAAGTTTGAAAAACATGGGCTCAATTTGTCGGCCTTAAAAGAATTCCTGCTTAATTCGCGTAATATGATGCTCAGTCAGCAGTTATATAAAAGTGTGAAAGTGATTTTTGATGTAGATCCGGTATAGATGAAGCAAAGCTTTTATATTCTTCTTATTTGGGTGACCCTGGCCTATGCCTGCGATCCATGTGCTGACTGTGGTGAGCCGCTACGGTATGACCCCACGGTGAAAATGATTTTCATCAATCAGGACAGCGCTGATGTACTGAATGACAGCATCCAATTCAATAAGGATTCCATCGCCACCAATACTGCCTTGCGCAAAGTCAACACGGACTCTATGAAAGTGCTGCAAGACTCGCTGATCATCGTGGATACCCTGGTAGCTGCAGGTAAGGAAGAGTACATTGAGGTTCAGGATTTATTTAATAAAACCATAGATAGCCTCTCCATCGTTTCGGATAGTCTGTCCTCCTACTCCAAGCAGCTGACGGCAATCAATACTGAACTCACTAAGATCCTAACTGTAATTAATAAAGGGACTGTCCAACTCCAGCACACCAGTATCCTGGAAAATGGTGCAGAGTTGAGCTATGAAGACTCCACCACCTCTTTCAGGCTGCCTTTGCTCCTTGCCAGTAATCAGACCAGCTACCGCATCACCATAGATGGTATTGATTATAGCATCGCCTTTACTTATGAAACTTTCGAGTCTATTGATAAAGCCAGGGTGGCCAAGGTAAGTGCTGGTAATTTAGAGGTTCTTTCACACTCCTTTGATTCGTTAACTTTAAATTGCCCATCTGACTGCATAAGCGATGATGCGACCGTTACTGTATATTTCTAGTTTCTTACTGATGTGGCAAGCATTTGCCCAGGCAGACTCTGTGGCTGTGGACAGCCTGGAAGAGGAAAGCGTGCGTTTTATTCAGCCTTCATTCAGTTTTGACTATGGAAAAGCTTTGGTAAGTGCTGCTGGGTTTGAGCAAAAATATGAAGGCGCCTTCTCCCTGTTGTTTTTTGAAAACTATTACCTCACCGGGGAAATAGGCACCGGAAATCTCCAACCAAAAAACGGCATTGAAAACGGGAAATACCAGTCTGAAGGAAATTACTACAGAATAGGTGGTGGGTACCTGAAAGCCATCAATAGTACCAGCAGGCTTGGACTGGGAGTTCGGTATGCGATGAGTACTTTTAATGACCTGGGAGAATACTATGTGGAGAGTCAGTCTGGTAGTCAGGACGACTATAGTGAGCAATTTATACGTAAGAATTTGGAAGCCCGATGGGTAGAAATGGTACTCACCTCCGAAAGCAAAGTGAGACTCAAAAAGTCAGTTCCTGAAGCCAGAATTAACCAATTATTTTCTCTCGGGTTTCATCTGAGACTGAGGGTAATGTCCTCCTATGATCGCTTTTCTCCCATAGACGTGTACAGTGTTCCCGGGTATGGTCGCACAGTCAATAACCCCAACCTGGCCCTCAACCTGTTTTTGAAGTTCACTCCTTTCTAGGATTACTCGAACTGCTCTCCTCGCAAACCACCTAAATACTCCAGACGATCAATCAGATATCCCACTCGTCATTGAGCAAGCGAATGGCATGATGACCTGTGAGGTCAAACTGACAGGGAACCAAGGAAATGTAATTGTTGGCAATCGCCCATTCGTCATTGTCCTCCCCTTTGTCATGATTTACGAAGTTTCCGATCATCCAAAAGTACTTTCTCCCGTGGGGGTCTACCCGCTGATCGAACTCTTCTTCCCATCTGGCATTGGCCTGACGACAAACCTTGATCCCTCTAATTTTCTGGTTTTGGTGTGCAGGTATATTCACGTTCAGCGCTATCCCTTTCGGAATTCCCTTCGTCAGGGCCTCACGAGCTATCTTGAGGATGTATTCATCCACATGATTCATCTCAGCGTCAGTATCATAGTCGCAGAGCGAAAACCCAATAGCTGGTGTACCTTCAATAGCCGCCTCTATGGCCGCGCTCATGGTACCAGAATAAAGCACACTGATGGAGGTATTGCTTCCATGATTGATGCCACTCACCACTAAGTCAGGCTTTCTATCTTTCAGTAAATGATGTTTGGCCAACTTCACACAGTCTGCCGGAGTGCCGCTGCATTCATATGCCGGAATCTGATCTCCAAACAACCTGTTTTCGGTAAGTCGAAGCGTATCCCCCACAGTGATCGCATGACCCATCCCCGACTGAGGGCTGTCCGGTGCCACCACCAGCACATCGCCGATCTGAGCCATCAGGCTTACTAATTTCTTAATTCCATTAGAGGTAATACCATCGTCGTTGGAGACGAGTATAAGTGGTTTCGACATGCGTTGGTTTTTATATAGCGTTGTAAAAGGCCGTGATGCGAATGAGGTCTCTCAACTCATCCGTTTTCAACCTGTTTTTCTTAATGAAGCTCTTCACTTCCGAGGAGTGCTTGGACATGATATTCATCAAATCACTTTTCTTACCCAGGTAGATATCTATCTTCCCATCCTTATGGAGGAAATAGAAAGTATAATGCACCTTATCCTGAATAAATGACCCACCCCAATAGGCAGAGCTATTGGAGACACTTTCCTGTACAATGGCCTCTCTGGAAAGCAAAGAGAGCGGCCCCTCATACAACACCTCAAAGATGATCGGAATCTCATAGTTGTAATTGACATTATAAGGTATGGAGTAGAACTGCCGGTAGTTATCCACTAATTTGTCATAAATCTCAAAATAGAAAATCTTATGACTGCTGAAGGTCTTCACCACATTGCCCTGAATTAACTGCACAATGTTGGCTTCCATGTCATATTTGATCAACCCCCGAACGGTATCATCTTCCGTGGTGATCAGGTAACCGTCATGCCACACCTCCGACGAAAACTCCTGCGCATGGCTTAAGAAACCTGCAGCACAGAAGATCATGAATAAAAATAGTCTCCTCATCTACAATTATTTTTTCAGAATCTCGTGTCCCATTTTATCCCGCTTGGTTTCAAGGTATTTTTGATTGTGGATATTTGGAACAACCTCTATAGCTACGTTCTCAACAATTTCCAGACCATAACCCATTAGGCCGATGCGTTTTTTTGGATTATTTGTAATGAGCTTAAGTTTGGTCACTCCCATTTTCCTCAAAATCTGCGCACCTACACCGTAATCCCGCTGATCCATATGAAAGCCTAACTTCTCGTTGGCCTCCACTGTATCCAGCCCTTCTTCCTGTAGCTTATAGGCTTTCAGCTTATTCAAAAGACCTATCCCACGGCCTTCCTGATTCATGTAGAGCACCACGCCTTTGCCGGCTTTCTCCACCATCTGCATAGCACTGTGCAGTTGATTGCCACAGTCACACCGGTAAGACCCGAAAATATCACCCGTCACACAGGAAGAATGCACCCTCACCAGTACAGGCTCATTCTCTTCCCACTCACCTTTATAGAGCGCCAGATGGGTCTCATTGGTGTTCTTTTGCTTGAAAGCCTTCAGGCGAAACATACCATGCTCGGTGGGCATGTCTACTGCAATTTCTTCTTCCACCAGGGACTCATGCTCCATGCGGTAAGCAATCAGATCTCTGATGGACACAAGTTTCAGGTTGAATTTATCAGCGATAACCCTCAAATCAGGTAACCGTGCCATGGTGCCGTCCTCCTTAAGAATCTCCACCAGTACACCTGATGGGTGAAGTCCAGCCAACCTGGAGAAATCAATGGCGGCTTCCGTATGTCCTGTTCTTCTTAGCACCCCACCCTCTTTGGCTTTCAATGGAAAAATATGGCCAGGCCTACCAAGA
This Marinoscillum sp. 108 DNA region includes the following protein-coding sequences:
- a CDS encoding chromosome segregation protein SMC, giving the protein MEVQNENSTPQSNPKPKDRTALFIGLIVALLGVLIFLYYTNDTLEKEKEAQALELNKTLLQLDSISSQLDSKILTISQLGGEIDTLLKIKQQLETEKKQLLTNQSRQKDLMASLKDRVDGYQELLLAKDVEIEELKKLNEELLTENVELKTEKQQLNESIQEINKAKEELADKVAFASRLKVEGLKVFAVSDGGKEREGEFRSRQVDQLKITFTVADNKVAPIEGKDLLVRIIAPDGNVLFDVTRGSGSFIFEGRELFYSAKQEILYDKNSQLVTVFYKKGSEYATGSYQVEVYTDDYLMGKGSFLVK
- the rpsF gene encoding 30S ribosomal protein S6 codes for the protein MKRDYETVFILTPVLSEAQMKDAVEKFRGVLKDSGAEIVNDENWGLKKLAYPINHKSTGFYHLFEFKAETSVINKLETEYRRDEKIMRFLTTALDKHAVTYNTRRRKGEFNKKKEEVAS
- the rpsR gene encoding 30S ribosomal protein S18, which gives rise to MTLQNEPINREQKKDKYCRFKKSGIKYIDYKNPDFLLAFVNEQGKLLPRRITGTSLKYQRKVSQAVKRARHLAFLPYVTDSLK
- the rplI gene encoding 50S ribosomal protein L9, which produces MEIILKDDVKGVGYKNDIVSVKPGYGRNYLIPQGFAIIASESNKKMIAENVRQAAHKAEKIKNDAEEIASKLGDLKLEIKTKAGESGKIFGAVTALQVADALKEKGFDIDRKKISLGSIKELGEHTAVIDLHKAVHHEITISVIAE
- a CDS encoding GSCFA domain-containing protein, translated to MFTLPFQIPEAPHKIKLKDSIFSIGSCFSDNIGDKLTAHKFDVVTNPLGILYNPFSIFKNLRLLLSEGLDPDNFIEAGGVYFHWDTHSDISGTAMDSFKALLEARSLTSRQSLTSANWLIITLGTIYVYKHLESGKIVANCHKIPQRHFQKLSLSQAEIEEDFFQTMELLRTINPDIKVILTVSPVRHIRDGLIENNVSKATLLQTVNNIVKNDPNIYYFPAYEILIDELRDYRFFKEDMIHPTEQAIQYIWERFITACLDPDAIGFISEWTKVKKSLEHRPFHPDTNEHQRFLRSTLTKLEALSQRVDVSGEMELIKNQLIR
- a CDS encoding thioredoxin domain-containing protein — translated: MKILILSTLAISFLFIQCTQNMTHQEETTEEYEFTNHLINSTSPYLLQHAHNPVDWYPWGPEALNKAKEENKPILLSIGYSSCHWCHVMAHESFENEEIARLMNERFINIKLDREERPDLDNIYMDAVQAMGLRGGWPLNVFITPDQKPFYGGTYFPPDQWKKLIVSVSDAYVHKYDQLYESASQFAANIDQSEAEKYGLTDGGLALTLSDFDTAYDSLKNKFDPKWGGMNRAPKFPMPALWNFLLTYSHTSAQTKAREHCLLTLDKIASGGIYDHVGGGFSRYSVDGEWHVPHFEKMLYDNGQLLSLYANAYKLTGKSEYKRVLTGIAQWLRREMLHEQGGFYSALDADSEEEEGKFYVWTFEEVKELAGGDFSVIAEYYNVTKEGNWEPGKNVLRKLEDDKVLATELNLSVTELRDQVEQFNAKALEVRNTRVRPGLDNKLIAGWNGLALTGLCHSYQATGETIFADLATENAAFISQQLMTDKGLVRIYGLDTRGYLEDYAAVIQAFITYYETFFDETYLELARTMTNQVINEFFDPKENLFYYTSNQAEHLIARKKEIFDNVIPASNSIMAENLHKLGLMYDDESYKKIAFTMIYQMNKLIRQEPEYLSNWASISLLRLKPTAEVLLVGAQAQEQALQINKTYLPNKILMVSTTGSSLPLFEYKTVVNNETTIYVCFDKVCKRPVNNFTDALAEIHDPK
- the priA gene encoding primosomal protein N'; the protein is MSYLEVILPLPLPGTFTYRFSDLLYPDPQIGARVVVQFGKRKIYTGIIHSVHDQTPTDYNPKEILDLVDQEPVLTLQQLRFFEWMSSYYMCTLGEVVNAALPAGLKISSESILSLNPETVLEDLDLTEKEQSIINHLLSGDIKMSEVNKILDIKSPYNHVKNLKEKKAIQVFEQVKDKYAPKKETWIRLSKSHATEDGLDQLSAQLEKKTKQLDVLLAYLRSVPLLESPSSNEHGISKKELTQSDISSSSLKTLIKNGVFEEWEKIVSRLDGMKASGAQQINLSSAQLQARKDILESFQSKGTVLLKGVTGSGKTEIFISLIQDILENGGQVLYLLPEIALTTQIIKRLAKVFGDQFGVFHSRYSDNERVEVWQKIQKGEFNFVVGVRSAIFLPFNDLSLIIIDEEHETSFKQYEPAPRYHARDAAIYLASIFHAKTLLATATPSLESYQNALEGKYGLVKLEERYNEAILPSVVLANLVKERKQRKIKGNFSSVLIEAIEKVMDKGKQVILFQNRRGYAPYLTCQNCGFIPKCPHCDVSLTFHIHQNLLICHYCGHKSEMLSSCVLCNSQELKTMSFGTEKIEEELQLLLPNARIARMDLDTTRSKYSYQKIIDDFENGHIDVLVGTQMVSKGLDFDHVELVGVFDADRMIHFPDFRSHERAYQLIHQVSGRAGRRADQGHVVIQTNDPEQAIFAHLKRQDYESFFNAEILERQQFHYPPFYRIIRITLKDNEKHLVANAAQFYAKEIRKQLGDLRVIGPVEPMIGRIRNQYLFDITVKFEKHGLNLSALKEFLLNSRNMMLSQQLYKSVKVIFDVDPV
- a CDS encoding DUF6048 family protein — encoded protein: MWQAFAQADSVAVDSLEEESVRFIQPSFSFDYGKALVSAAGFEQKYEGAFSLLFFENYYLTGEIGTGNLQPKNGIENGKYQSEGNYYRIGGGYLKAINSTSRLGLGVRYAMSTFNDLGEYYVESQSGSQDDYSEQFIRKNLEARWVEMVLTSESKVRLKKSVPEARINQLFSLGFHLRLRVMSSYDRFSPIDVYSVPGYGRTVNNPNLALNLFLKFTPF
- the surE gene encoding 5'/3'-nucleotidase SurE — translated: MSKPLILVSNDDGITSNGIKKLVSLMAQIGDVLVVAPDSPQSGMGHAITVGDTLRLTENRLFGDQIPAYECSGTPADCVKLAKHHLLKDRKPDLVVSGINHGSNTSISVLYSGTMSAAIEAAIEGTPAIGFSLCDYDTDAEMNHVDEYILKIAREALTKGIPKGIALNVNIPAHQNQKIRGIKVCRQANARWEEEFDQRVDPHGRKYFWMIGNFVNHDKGEDNDEWAIANNYISLVPCQFDLTGHHAIRLLNDEWDI
- a CDS encoding bifunctional 3,4-dihydroxy-2-butanone-4-phosphate synthase/GTP cyclohydrolase II translates to MSRAQLLDPIKEAIEAIRNGEIIIVVDDEDRENEGDFICAAEKVTPEIINFMSKEGRGLICVPLLEKRCEELGLDLMVGKNTAVHETPFTVSVDLIGHGTTTGISTSDRSKTIQALVHEDTKPEDLGRPGHIFPLKAKEGGVLRRTGHTEAAIDFSRLAGLHPSGVLVEILKEDGTMARLPDLRVIADKFNLKLVSIRDLIAYRMEHESLVEEEIAVDMPTEHGMFRLKAFKQKNTNETHLALYKGEWEENEPVLVRVHSSCVTGDIFGSYRCDCGNQLHSAMQMVEKAGKGVVLYMNQEGRGIGLLNKLKAYKLQEEGLDTVEANEKLGFHMDQRDYGVGAQILRKMGVTKLKLITNNPKKRIGLMGYGLEIVENVAIEVVPNIHNQKYLETKRDKMGHEILKK